From the Triticum urartu cultivar G1812 chromosome 4, Tu2.1, whole genome shotgun sequence genome, the window TATGGGGCTTCACAACAAACGGTATTTTGCTTCATCCATTATATTATTGCAATGTTATCTATATCGTTTCTGTTACTGCATCTTACAATGCAGATATCATATTTGTAATGTTTAAATGTTTTTCTTAGGGAAGAGCACTATGCACTTAACTATGATAATCATTTCTTAGATCCTATGGCTCAAATGTGTATGCCGATATGGACGTTGCATACTATATGCGCTGCACCAGCTAGAGCTGGAGACTAAAAGTGTGGTTCACCAGCCGATATGGACATTGCATACTATATCCCTAATTTATTTTTTTGAATCGAGGACATAGGCACAACATCTGTGACATAAACTGTTAATCTGAATCCAAAATACTCCTTGAGAAACAAAAGAGAGAATTCGCACCGCAAATAGTAGCTAATCCAAATTGGGCTGTAAATTATATCAACACTCAATTTGTCTTTTTGTTTCTTGAGCTGTGTTTCGAATTTAGGCTTAAAATTTTGTAACTTGATTTTTTAGAGGTGCTAGGGTGGTTGGATGCACCTGGTGCACCAGATACACCCTCAGTTTGAAACACTTTGCAGAAAACACAGGCGCCAGAGGAATACAAGAAGTCACCCAGTTTGTGCCTCCCTCGTATTGCCTGTGTTCCCTTCACTGTTAGGGTGCTACTGGGGTCTCACCACTGGTTGGGTGGCTCCTGTGTTCATCCTTGGAACATCATATAATTATGGCCAGCTTCAAGCAATACTGGAGCACACGAGTTACAGTAAAACCACTTCATATTTAATTATAATCGAACTTTCAGTATTTGAATATTAAAAGCTATATTTTTCCAGTTTCTGCAAGCATGTCCTCAAGTAGTGTATTGGTGTAGTATCTTTTTGTTTGCTGCTTCTACCCTGTGATTTCAGATGCCATTTGTTTAAAGAAGACTATTCCTTATATCCATTTGCATTTTGTTTCAGATACGTGAAGAACCACCATCATATTCAACATCTGTCCTACAGAAGCGTGAGTCGTTTGACAATCCCCTGGCGGGGCGTGGGGGTCGAAGTTCTGGATCTGGATCCCATGAGGATGTTGAGAAGAGTTCCGGGAACCCTCAATCTGGGAAAGCATTGTATGACTTCACAGCAGGCGGCGATGATGAGGTATGGAGGCTGTAATTCATGGCTACGTTTTATAACTTTCTGAAGTCCAATGCTTTTCTTTCTCCCGAGTTTGATGGGGTATTGCTTATTGGAAGACACGTTTTCTTTTCCAGAGAGATAATTATTAGTTTCCTAAATTAAATTTAGTTGGTGTGTTCATCTAACGCTTAGCATGCTGGTTAATTAAAAAAAACTTATGCACCAAAACTGAATGGATGCGAATGTCAAAATAATCAAGCTGTCCCTTCTTTCTTGTCTTGGGGTGCAAAGAAGATAACACATACTAATTTATGTAACTGTTTTCAGCTGAGTTTAAACTCTGGAGAAGATGTGGATATTGAATATGAGGTTGATGGTTGGTACTACGTAAGTTATTATGACCTCACCATTTATTTAACTTGTTCCCTGGCTGGGATGATAACGATTTCAAATGTGCAACCGTTGCTATTTGCTCAGGTGAAGAAAAAGAGACCAGGAAGGGATGGGAAGATGGCAGGTCTGGTCCCTGTTTTGTACGTGAGCTCGTGATAGCAATGAACCTTGTGACATACTACTCTGAAGAGCTGGGTGGAGCAAATGGGCCTAAGAATGAAACGCTGGTTAGTTTTGATGCTGTCCTGTGGAAGCAAGGACATATCCAACCCTCTCCGTGTGTGTGTTTGTACGGTGCGGCGGTATTGTTGCTGGTCTCTGTGTGCTGATTTTGTTTGCTATACATACGGCCCATTCAAGTCATTGTTTACATGGGTGGATAGGAATTTGGGACACTCCATTCCATCTTGCATGCGCCGTTCTGCTCCACCGGTTATGCTTGGAAGGTTTCGGTTACACCCCGTGCCCAGTTCTTCCATCGGCTGTGCAATACATCCCATTGTAATTGTATAACTATTTAGCTGTGAAGAGGCTGTTGTAAACTGTAGGCTCAATTTTTTTTTTTACCCCACGATTCTTTTGGTATTGTGTATCGTATGGTGTGAACTGTGTGATTCAGTAGcaagtagtagtgctgtattttTTTTTATGGTTTGTGTAAATTTTTGTTTTCCGGTGTATCTAGGATACATGAAAATATACCATAGTGAAAACAACAGGCACCTGATATTTTACTCATTTTGCCTTCCCTATGTTCTGATCAGTTAGTTGTTGGCAATAGTTTGGCTGATACTACGTGAGTGCTCACGTCTGCAGCAATGTTGAGGTCATATCGCCCTGTCGTGTTCACGCCGCCTAAATTGTGTTGGCCAAAGCATGTGCATCAGACCGACAAATGCATCAGATTCACCGGATCGTCATTAGAATCACGACTTGTTCAATAAAAATAGGCAGCGCAAGTCGGTTGGTCGCTAGCCAGCCTCCTTATCTTGAACCCCCACAGAGAAAGCAGTAGGTATACGGACACATCTAGCCAACACACCGCAATACGCAAGCAGGCAACAACCGCAGCCCCAAGCAAACCGAAGATGGGGAAGGAGTTCGGGAGCATGGAGGAGTTCTGGGGGTTCTACCTGGGCCAGCACTCGAAGCCGGCGACGCGGCGCTGGCACTTCGCCGGCACGCTCGCCTCGCTGGTGTGCGCGCTGCTGGCGGCCGCCACCGGCCGCGCCGCGCTCCTGGTGGCCTGCCCTGTGCTCGGCTACGGCATGGCCTGGTACAGCCACTTCTTCGTGGAGGGCAACCGGCCGGCCACCTTCGGTCACCCCGTCTGGTCCTTCCTCTGCGACTACCGCATGTTCGCCCTCATCCTCACCGGCCGCATCGACGCCGAGCTCGCCCGCCTCCGCGTCCACCCGCGCCTCGCCTCCGACTGACCGATCCGGCCGCCTCTTCGCCGTCCGTGCCGTGCCGTGCCAGCATCAATCAACCAATAAAGATTCCGCGCACTTGCAGGTGTGTCGGAGCATTTGTCTACTGAGGTTCCTGGTGTATGTGTACTTACTTGCTGCGaccaaaatataagaacgtttttaacactacactagtgtcaaaaacgttgtGGGACAGAGGTAGTAGTAGTTCTACCATGTGTCTTTGCCTCTCGTGAATTATGATTGCTCTACTCTAAGGCCTTTCTCTTCTCCTTGGTATGGGGGCAGTTCTAACACGAACTGGACATACTTCTGATTTATTTTCCTGCACTTCATTCAGTTCCACAACACAGGCTCCCAAAACGACCCACGAGTTTGACAAGTAGTAGATAGAACCTCACAAGAATCGCAATAACAAATGGCAGATATACACGAATACGCGCCCTTAATTTTTTTAATAGCCGATTTAACCGGAGGTCACACGCATCTGATCATGTTGGCTGTAGAGTGTAGACCATTGCCCGGCTCAGCTGTCGCTTCTGTTGGGCTTGTCTGACTCCTCCTGATACACCTGAAACAAGCACGAAGCGTGTCAATCGCCGATGAGAACTGCAGAAATGCCAGCAAagaagagggagagagggggcaGTATCTGTCCTCCTACCGTGTCAGCTGACGGGATCCACTCGTTTGTGGCGGGGTTTCCCTTGGAGGAAGCATGGCGCTCCGTCGCATCCGGGTCCTCGGAGAGCTCGAACGAGGCGCCGGCGGGCCTGTCCACCTTGATGAAGCCCGTGCCAGTCTGCACCACGTCCATCGACCACGATTCAGCTCAGCGACTCATATAATTCAGAGAAAAATTGCAGAGGAGGAAGGCAGCGACCGTGTGATGCTGCTTGCCGACGCAGCCGAGGTCCTTGTAGTACTCCGTCTCCACGAACTCCTCGCCCGCCTTCCCGCCCTCGCACACCAGTTTCTGCGACAAGAAACCACACGCACCGCGGCATCAGTGGCTCCGCTCCGGCTTGTAGATTCTAAGCATCCACGAGAGGTCTTGATGAACAGGAGGAGATGGTGCGACCGACCTCGGAGTGGGCTTCCAGGTCCTGGAACTTGTCGAGCTCCGGGTGGGAGCCGTCGGCGCCGGGGCCGGCGAGCGCGTCGGTGTACACGGCGGAGTGGTCGCTGCGGGAGGGCTTGGAGTGGCGCTTGGGCGCCGCGCCGTCGTAGTACCCCCGCACCTCGTCCACCCTCACCGCCTCGTCCACCGGGGACAGGTGCGCGTCGCTCCTGCTCGGCCTCGACATGTCGCTCGACCGACCTCTCCGCACAAGCGCGCCGGCCGATGCTACTGCTGCCGGAGCGTACTGGTGGTGTGTATTGCTAGGCCGTGGCCGTGGCCGCGCTCGTTAGCGGTGGTGTTAATtgcgcgggcggcggtggtgaTGGTGGCTGAAAGCGCCGTGCTATTATGCCGCGTGCGACGGTGGCCTGCCCCGGCAGCGAGATGTTTGTGAGGAGAAAATATCCGCGGGGAGCTGGGTGGATAGAGGGGTACGTCGCTGGGTTGGCGAGAAGATGGACGGACGAGAGGCCAGGAATGCGCGGCCGCTCGGCCGTCACGTCGGAGACGGCGAGATCGGGGCCCTGGCCGGGGCCGTGGTTTATCCGCAGGCGTTCAGACACGGCGTTCTGCTCAAAAAAATAATTTTGAGGGTAATAGCCAAGCTTTATTCATTAAAAACCACATGGAGTGGGATACAATTCAGGTTATGGGGTTGATCTAACCAAACATAGCGCCCCGGACCCAGAGAAAGAGTATGCTTGGCTAATCTATGAGCTTCTAAATTGTTCAAACGGCCTTTAAAACAAAAATTACAATGAAAAAAAGATTGTTGGACTCTAATCTCCTTGATGATTGCTCCATAAGCGCACTTGCTGTCGTTGTGTATGGCACTCATCACCTCCTTCGCGTCTGACGCTACGACAAATTGGTTTAGGTGAAGATCAATTGCAAACGCCAAACCTGCCCAGCACGCTATTGCCTCTAGTGTTGCCGGGTCATCCACACCTCTGATAACTAGAGCCGAGCTACCAAGGAAAGTCCCCGAGCTATCTCTGCATACCGCTGCCGCTGTCCCCCGGCTTCCTTTCCTGCACCCCGCATCAACATTAATTTTGGCATAGCCAGTAGGAGGTGCTTTGGGTTTCCTGTTGCTGTTATGTACCACTCTGGGTTCAGTCCTTACCGGCTCCTGTTTTCCATTGATTACCTCGAGTTCATCAATGTACCTCTCTACAAAGGACATGATCGCATGTGGGCTCTGAAAAACACCTTCGTGTATAGCTTTTCGCCTCGCTACCCAGATAGCCCAAAGAGTCACCGAAATCCTCACAAATTCAGCATGTGATAACAGCTCCATTAGAGTAAATAGCCACTGCTTGGCTTTTGGTTCGGTAGTTGACGTCATCTTTTGCAGAAGTTCACCATCTATGAGCGCCCAGGTGCACCGTGAGGACGTGCAATCGAGGAGCGAGTGTCTCCACGAATCGGGTGCCCCACACATGCCACATGAGTTCGAGTGTGCCATATGTCTTCTCGCACGGACATCGTTTGTTGGGATCGAATGCTTTGAGAGTCTCCAGAGGAACATCCTCACCTTGCCAGGCACTCTCGTTTTCCACAAACTCTTCCAAGATCTCTCTTCCGTCACAGTGCTTGAAGGACCCAAAGTATTCTCAAGCCATGCCTCTCTCCTTAACCTGTTAGCTACAAGCATGCGATATGCCGAACGGACCGAGAAAAAGCCATTCTTTTCATAGTGCCAACTCCAGAAATCAGAGATATTGCCAGTGCATAGGGGAATGCTTAGTATGACTTGAATATCCATCGGCATGAACACCGACTCCACCTTCTCTCTATCCCAGCTTGCGGATGTGTGATCTATGAGTTCTGACACTAGCAGAGGAGGATTTTGAGTAACGCACCTGTAAGGTTTCATCATCTCCTCTTTGGGTAGCCAGTTATCTTCCCAATTTTTTGTGGATTCTCCGGTGCTAATGCGCTTGATCAGGCCCATCTTCAGGGTGTCACGTCCCTCTATAATGGCCCTCCAAATCTGACTTGGGTGATTCCCCAATGAAGCTTCCAAAATTGAGCAACTCGGGTAATATATACTCTTCAGAACACGCGCGCTGAGAGAGTCCGGCTCCTGCAACGGCCTCCATGCCTGCTTTGCTAACATGGCCAAGTTAAAGAGTTCAAAGTCCTTAAAGCCTAGACCACCCATTCCTTTTGGCTGGGTCATAGTCTTCCACGAAACCCAATGGGGTTTTCGCTTTCCTTCCTTGCTACCCCACCAAAATTTCCGGATTAACATATTGAGATGTTCGCACAAACCTCGTGGCAATTTGAAACAAGACATAGAGAAGACCGGAACTGCTTGGGCGACCGCTTTCACCAAAACCTCTTTGCCTGCTGAAGACATTGTGCTCTCAATCCACCCTTGCACTTTACTCCATAGACGATCCTTCAAGTATTTAAATACACTGTATTTAGATGAGCCTATGTCCGAGGGCATGCCTAAATATTTCTCATTTAGGGTCTCATTTGGAACTTGCATCACCGTCTTCATCTCTGTCCGGATACTATCGGGAACCCCCTTGCTAAAATAAATCGATGACTTGTTGTAGTTGATACGCTGTCCTGAAGCCTGACAGTATCTGTCAAGAACTAGGTTCACCTCGGTAGCACCAATACTATTTGCCTTGAAGAACAGCAGGCTGTCATCAGCGAATAATAAGTGATTCACCTTAGGTGCCGAGGACGCCACTTGTAAACCACTCATGTTGGATGACTCGCTTCTGGATTTTAACAGGCACAAAAGGCCCTCTGCTGCTAGCAAGAACAAGTACGGAGATATCGGGTCCCCTTGTCTGATCCCACGTGTTGGTGTAAACTCCTCCAACCTCTTCCCATTAAACTGAACTAAAAAAGTTACTGAAGATACCAGTCCCATGACAATATCCACCCACCtctgagagaaaccaagtttcaACATGATTGCTTGTAAATACTCCCACTCTACCCTGTCATAAGCTTTCATCATATCAAGTTTCAATGCACATGATTGATGTTTCTTTGCTTTGTTCCTCTTCATGAAATGCAAGCACTCATAAGCAGTCACAATATTATCAGTTATCAGTCTCCCCGGGACGAAAGCTGACTGCTCCTCTGAAATGATCTCCGGTAAAATGACTCTCAAACGATTAGAGATTACCTTGGATGCAATTTTCTAGAGGACGTTACATAGACTGATAGGCCGGAATTGTGACAATAACGTGGGTTTTTTTACCTTTGGGATCATCACCAAAACTGTCTCATTGATGCTTCTTGCTGATTCCTTGCCCTCTACAATGTCAAGCACTACTTTTGTAACATCATCTCCGTAGATCTCCCAATGGTGTTGAAAGAAGTGGGCCGGGAAACCATCCGGGCCCGGTGATTTTGTGGGAACATTTGGAAAAGGGCTTTTTTAACTTCTGCTTGGGTGTAGGGCGCGTTCAACATATCATTCATTCCCTGCGTTACTTTGCGGGGTACGGTCGAGAGGACACTCTCCATATCTTGTACCCCCTCTGAGCTATACAAGTTTTTGTAAAAAGCGGTTGTCATTGCTTCCATCTCATCTTTATCTTCGGTGAACTGACCGGACTCTTTCTGAAGAGCCCTAATTTGATTTTTTTTCGTCTCCTTCTACTCGCACGTAAATGAAAGAAGTACGTGTTTTTATCTCCATGCATCAGCCACTCGAGTCTTGCCCTCTGGCGCCATAATATTTCCTCGCGATGATATAGCTCAACTAGATTTTCTGTGATTTTTAACTCCATGTGGTTAGGACCGGATCTACCTGGGAGGCCGCGCAACTCCTGTAGCTGTTTCTGCAGCCGTGCAATCTGCCGCCTTACATTCCCAAAGTGCTTGCGATCCCATGCAGAGAGATCCCCCGACACCCGCTGCAGCTTTTGTCGTACCTGCTCCACTGGTCGGATGTGGTCCAGGTTCTGTGCGGCCCACCCGTCGCCAATCACTTCTGCATGCATGGGGTCACGCTCCCAACACATCTCGTACCTGAACTGCCTCGGTCCTCGTGGAACTGCATGCAGCGTGTCGAGCTGGAGGAAGATGGGAATATGATCAGAAGAAACAGCATGCTTGTGTTCCAGAATTGCTGTTGGGAAAGCCAAAGACCATACTGGATTAGCTACACATCTATCCAGACGAACTCTGGCGTAAGTTCCTCCTGCCACCTTTTTTTCAAAAGTCCAGTTGATTCCAGTGAAGCCTATATCTGACAAACCGCATGTATCAAGCGCATCTCTAAACGCATCCATTTGTGCCTGACTTCTGTTTGCCACTCCATCATGCTCATGTGAGTATAACACCTCATTAAAGTCTCCTATAACTGCCCATGGCAGATCGTTAGCACCAACAATGCTCCGCAACGTGTCCCATGTTTTATATCTTTCCACTACCTAGGCCTCCCTGTAGACGAAGGTGACCCTTGTTTTTATCTGAGCCAAATCATCTATCACAACATTAATATGATACTTGGAGTAACCATCAACCACTAGCTTTATTTCATCATTCCAAAAGATACCAAGTCCACCACTTCTCCCAGAGCTACTAACTGCAAAACTATTGGTAAAACCTAATGAGCCTGCTAGATTCTCTACACGAGAGCCCTCTATCTGAGTTTCGACAATGCATaatactgatgtctactacacaaccttcttcttgtagacgttgttgggcctccaagtgcagaggtttgtaggacagtagcaaatttccctcaagtggatgacctaaggtttatcaatccgcaggaggcgtaggatgaaaatggtctctctcaagcaaccctgcaaccaaataacaaagagtctcttgtgtccccaacacacctaatacaatggtaaattatataggtgcactagttcggcaaagagatggtgatacaagtgcaatatggatagtagataatagtttttgtaatctgatattataaaaacagcaaggt encodes:
- the LOC125552176 gene encoding uncharacterized protein LOC125552176, whose product is MSRPSRSDAHLSPVDEAVRVDEVRGYYDGAAPKRHSKPSRSDHSAVYTDALAGPGADGSHPELDKFQDLEAHSEKLVCEGGKAGEEFVETEYYKDLGCVGKQHHTTGTGFIKVDRPAGASFELSEDPDATERHASSKGNPATNEWIPSADTVYQEESDKPNRSDS
- the LOC125552177 gene encoding uncharacterized protein LOC125552177; its protein translation is MGKEFGSMEEFWGFYLGQHSKPATRRWHFAGTLASLVCALLAAATGRAALLVACPVLGYGMAWYSHFFVEGNRPATFGHPVWSFLCDYRMFALILTGRIDAELARLRVHPRLASD